A window of Salvelinus alpinus chromosome 31, SLU_Salpinus.1, whole genome shotgun sequence contains these coding sequences:
- the LOC139561024 gene encoding cytoplasmic aconitate hydratase-like produces MHCLPPVPQWGSKAFRNMRIIPPGSGIVHQVNLEYLARVVFDQDGYYYPDSLVGTDSHTTMIDGLGVLGWVCVGGIEAEAVMLGQPISMVLPEVIGYRLEGTPDKFITSTDIVLTVTKHLRQVGIAGKFVEFFGPGVAQLSITDRATIANMCPEYGATAAFFPVDHISVQYLEQTGRDAEKLDHVTRYLKAVALFRDYSNSSQDPDFTQVHELDLSPVVPCCSGPKRPHDRVAVTDMKTEFEACLTAKQGFKGFQVAREHHHAEVPFQFNDKEYSLSHGSVVIAAITSCTNTSCTNTSNPSVMLGAGLLAKKAIKAGLSMKPYINIHQHLSLQQVPEQTGTAYPCALAMVCFPVQLDVFDAAERYQQADFLLMILAGKEYGSGSSRDWAAKGPFLLGIKAVLAESYERIHRSNLVGMGVICLEYLAGDTAVTLGLTGRERYTVVIPETLTPRVIVDIKLDTGKTSQARMRFDTDVELTYFHNGGILNYMIRKNV; encoded by the exons atgcactgtttGCCCCCTGTTCCACAGTGGGGCTCCAAAGCGTTCCGGAACATGCGCATCATTCCCCCCGGCTCGGGGATTGTGCACCAGGTCAACCTGGAGTACCTGGCCAGGGTGGTGTTTGACCAGGACGGCTACTACTACCCTGACAGCCTGGTGGGCACCGACTCCCACACCACCATGATTGACGGCCTGGGTGTGCTGGGCTGGG TTTGTGTGGGCGGGATCGAGGCGGAGGCCGTCATGCTGGGCCAGCCAATCAGCATGGTGCTCCCTGAGGTCATCGGCTACAGGCTTGAGGGCACCCCAGACAAGTTCATCACCTCCACCGACATCGTCCTCACCGTCACCAAG CACCTGCGCCAGGTCGGCATCGCGGGGAAGTTTGTGGAGTTCTTCGGCCCAGGTGTGGCACAGCTGTCCATCACCGACCGAGCCACCATTGCCAACATGTGCCCAGAGTATGGAGCCACTGCAGCCTTCTTCCCCGTGGACCACATCAGTGTTCAGTACCTGGAGCAGACAG GGAGAGATGCTGAGAAGCTGGACCACGTCACTAGGTATCTGAAAGCAGTCGCCTTGTTCAGAGACTACAGCAACTCCTCCCAGGATCCCGACTTCACCCAG GTGCACGAGCTGGACCTGAGCCCCGTGGTCCCGTGCTGCAGTGGTCCCAAGAGACCCCACGACAGGGTGGCCGTGACGGACATGAAGACAGAATTTGAGGCCTGCCTAACAGCTAAG CAAGGCTTCAAGGGTTTCCAGGTGGCCCGGGAGCATCACCACGCAGAGGTTCCCTTCCAGTTCAATGACAAGGAGTACAGCCTCTCCCATGGCTCAGTGGTCATCGCTGCCATCACCAGCTGCACCAACACCAGCTGCACCAACACCAGCAACCCTTCTGTTATGCTGGGGGCTG GTCTCCTGGCAAAGAAGGCCATCAAGGCTGGACTGAGTATGAAGCCCTACATCAACATCCATCAACATCTGTCTCTTCAACAAGTTCCTGAACAAACAGGCACCGCGTACCCT TGTGCTCTAGCCATGGTCTGCTTCCCTGTACAGCTGGATGTGTTTGATGCTGCAGAGCGTTACCAGCAGGCTGACTTCCTGCTCATGATCCTAGCTGGGAAGGAgtacggctctggcagctccagaGACTGGGCCGCTAAAGGCCCTTTCCTCCTG GGCATCAAGGCTGTGCTGGCAGAGAGCTATGAGAGGATCCACCGCAGTAACCTGGTGGGCATGGGGGTCATCTGTCTGGAGTACCTGGCCGGGGACACGGCAGTCACCCTGGGCCTGACGGGCCGAGAGCGTTACACCGTGGTCATCCCAGAGACACTCACACCCAGGGTGATTGTTGACATTAAG CTCGACACGGGCAAAACATCCCAGGCGAGGATGAGGTTCGACACAGACGTGGAGCTGACGTACTTCCACAACGGAGGCATCCTCAACTACATGATCCGCAAAAATGTCTGA